Part of the Lolium rigidum isolate FL_2022 chromosome 6, APGP_CSIRO_Lrig_0.1, whole genome shotgun sequence genome, TGGTTGACGGAGCCCTCGCCGTAGCGGAAGAGCGTGACGGTGGTCTTGCCGCCGTGCGCGATGTTGACGCCGTCGATGTGGCGGTAGTCGGAGATGACGGACTCCATGCCGGTCTCCCAGAAGATGTTCTCGCTGCGGCGCGCGCCCTTGCCGGACTTCATGCGGAGCAGGTGCGAGTCCTCCAGCTGGATCAGCAGGCCCGTGCGCTGGCTGAAGTAGCCCCACACCGTGTGGTGGATGATGTCGAACGCCGCGGAGCTCCGCGCCCGCAGCGTGGCGGCGCTCGCCTCCAGCTTCAGGATGAAGCACTCCTCGCCGTTGATGACCTTCTCCCCGATGCATACCGCGTCCGAGAAGAGGTTCGCGATCGACCGCGGGTCAAGGCCCTGCACGTACGTACGACATGCGTCAGCAAGGCTTCATCGATCATACATTCATGGGTATGGATAGGATTGATTGATTACTCGTGTAGTCATGTGTACCTGGAGGGAGCGGCGGAGTGGACGGGGAGGGCCGCGTGAGACGTGTGAGTTCTCAGCAGCGGACTGGCGCCAGGCGACCTTGCCGTCGCTGCCGGCGCTCATCTTGTGGCCGGCCATGATGAGCTCGAAGTACCAGACCTCGGGGCACTTCTGCCAGAGCACGAAGCCGCCCACCTCGGCGCGGCCCTGGGCGGCGGTCACGTTCTGGTCGCCCAGGTGGAACTCTGACGCGCACATCCGCACCTTCCCCACGGCATACATGCTCTGCACGCCCTGCAGCGCCGCCTGCCCACCCGTCGCCGCGATATACTGCTGCATGATGTACTTGGCCGTCGACGCTTGCTTCATTCCATTCATGTCGCATCACACATAACCAAATCGATCAATCATTCTGCTGCTGCGTACGCGCGTGCATGGCATGGCATTGGCAAAGATGGCAAGACGTACGATGGAGGAGTCGCGGATGGAGCGGCTGAAGGCGCGGTCGTGGGGGACGGGGCAGGGGATGAGCGGCGAGCCGACGACGTTGAGGAAGAGCTGGAgctcggcgttggcggcggcggcggcggggccgtcGACGGTGGCGTGGTCGAAGGCCTGGGTCTTGAGCCAGGCACGCATgttggcgccggcggcgccgcggcgCTTGTCGTTGCCGGTGACGTTGATGAGCATCTCATCGGGAATGGGCACCTCCAGCACCGTGTCGAGGGTGTCGTCGCGGTCCGCGCTCGGGCACAGCTTCCTCATCACACCATCAACGCCGATACGCCACCCTACGTGTTCTGccggagagacggagaggaggagaagggaaagAGAGAAACAGGGGAAGGAACGAGAGGTGAAGAAGGTCGGGGACATGTAGGAGCAGACCCCATGCATTGGAACCGAGGAATTGGTGGATCCCGCGGAGCCCGGAGGTTGGCAGGAGAGGTCGAGAGCTGCATGCATGTACCAGTAGTCCTAGTAACGAATTAGAGGTGACATCCGTGGCAACGTAGGGATCCATATTACCGTATTGCGTAGTTGCAGAGAGCCAGagactgagtgtaattggtatcttttgatattaatatatttcctttatcgaaaaatccgTACCAATGTACTCCCTTTTTTCCATAAAATTTGTCTTAGATTATTTAAATTTAGATGCATCTACACACTAaatttatctagatacatctaaattttaataaatctaagACAACTATCCTAGGACGCAGGGTTtgaatgttttgcaagtgttgaaacacttcgattttttttttcaaacaacACTTGTAATTTCACGGCTAGACAATGAGGGTACATGAGAAATGCTTCTAGCATGTGCACGAAGTGTTTGTATCGTCAATTTCCTGCTTTAAAATTTATGCCACACCGTTTCACCAAGTTCATCGAGATTCATTGTGTTTCAGTTTAGTTAGACACAATGGAACgcaatgacacctaataaaacagcGCACAAGAGGTCCCATGTACATGGTAGTGCCCTCGTTTACGGAGCCTCCCCCCATCAGCACACACACTCAataaaaatccaaaaatatttatAATATTCTAAAATTCAAAAACTACTCAAAGTTTCAgcacctgccccccccccccctaaacaaTCACTATCAAGCACCATCCATCATTTGGTCACACACAAAAGACTTAAAATATATAACATTTTGCATTAACAATATTAATATAATGAAATAGAAAATCCAATAGTAATTACATTTAATTGACCCATGGTCTTTGAAATCTCGGTGAATATATTTAAAACTACATATTTTACTGATCGAGCGAACTATATACCATGATACTTGTTTCTAGCAATAGATCCTTCATAAACATGTGTATACATGTGGGAGTAACTGATTCATATTCCAGTGCAAAAGGTGAGTAGAAGGATAGACATATTTGGTACCTAATTAATAAAAGGATGAAATATACAGTCTCTTAAACATATACGTGTATGATGAAGACAAGTATAACGGTTGCAGAGTTAGAGGAGAGCTGCTTGCGGACAATATAGTTACGTGATTCTGCCATTAGTCTCCACTTGAATAATCACAATGTCTGAAAGATGAAGTTCCGTATTGTTTTGCACATTTGGGAGGGCTAGACATAAATCGAAGTTATTCAGAAATTTTGAAGTTGTAGAGTCATGATAGGCCACAACTTGGGCCATATCTTGACCCTCAAAAGTACATATTGTCCTAATAAGGGTATACACACAAATTTTAGGCTACGGCCCTAGCTCCTGGtggcaaggtattaacttgtcaatgcctacaagtagtagactagggttttgttggatgtagagggcaagtagatctcgaaggtttcagccgaaaagtactcgataatgtaaaaactagggtttgtgagacaatgattcgatgctttctttgtccctcgactctcctttatataggaggtggaaccgagggattcgtgatacacaagtttacagagtccgagagggtttctaacccgtctcgcaagattacaaacaatgactcctattacaactctagctttccttaatagtatcttgggcttccgaatcttcttatccttcggatcgtgggccttcagtaaaccccgggtaccatctttggcaggcccattggggatgcctatgtcagtagcccccgagattttgcttgaatcgtagagtcagggaaaatctccacctttatatttattcgttAACTCTTAAATTTACCATatatctttgcatacgaatttctatattgtacagggataatggtagttggggctagttcatctgacggatcaggtactagttaactgctctagtggcaatccgcaaaaacctacttcaagatcacgtccctggacatgatctcgggatactggtgtaaacttcgacaggtgccgcttaatgtCTTACCAttttgtcgagtcccagtcatattttatcgggtacctaacgcgtccgttaggatttttcttcgtatctgctgatacggaaaaaagtagcaaaccgacgtcagagacggcgccacaccactcagaacggatctggggtcttaccttcgcaaagttttgcggcattcagaaattgttcgcaactttggcgttctgagaatatattgtcgagtgcttattcggctgttggaatagcacattttattgagtcaacggatgacttattttgccttcccgatgggagtatatgtagagttatttgtataactcgaaatatactcacttttttctttttttctctctttttttttataatttcatcgtgcACGCGAAcagtgttcccgatgggagtagcccccgaggctacagccaagaacttgtgcttggttgtaggctcaacattctagtgcctcatgtcactatattgtcattctttattgaatgtttatatctatcgggtgcgcgaacagcgctcccgatgggagtagcccccgaggctatgaacagatGCTTgtgtttggtcataggctctcaccattgctattttgccatactcgaatatttcttttttccaaagtagcccccgagcatttgatcaaaaacttgtatttgatcaaaggctctcgagataaaCAATAACCATCTGCTGTCGCCGTTCTTgtgaagcttcatagccgagattttcttttaccaaggtgacatcattgctgacgacagccacgaccaatgtatcgggaaaacgcgagaaccgttctctctctgtcttgcgggcccagaaaccccatcaatttgacacgtcgtgcaagtgggggacacacgtcctccgcttttcctggcgcatgtACTGTAGCTTCTGTGCTTTCTCGTCTatgtgaaattactttttaccccttgtctacgtgtacatcatctgtcccacaatctctcaatccaacggcgcgtcgattcaccgcacccctatataaaagcatcgtcttcctcctctagtcctttcactcgcgccgcacctctgcttctcctctgcaaaatcctccattgctcccattgcttcaagcgctTATCCACGCTCATACCTTTCTCCTCCacgctcattgatgccacctcgcacgcgtctgaccaggcacagcactccagaatctaccatggccgccgaagatctagagtgggagagatccaaaatctccggccaggatatgaacctgctgaagaaactgggattcaccaagaaggagaacgcgctgcgcttccccaaggaggagagctatccatcacctcccatggagtatcgggtcagttttgttgaccacctcatccgcggtctttctccccctatccacgaatttcttcggggtctcctttttgtctatgggcttcagctgcatcagctgacgcccaactccatcctccacgtgtcgatttttatcacaatgtgtgagtgcttcctcggggtccaacctaattgggctttgtggaagcgcattttctgcatccgccgtaatggctcccacggcgtcgcctataatatcggcggcgttgttatctgtgttcgtcctgacgtcgattatttcgacgtcaaattccccgactccgtccaagggtggcgaaagagatggctttatgtgcacgaagaaagctccgatTCAGTGGAGTATAACTTTGCTCCCTTTGATGGAagagccaagattcttcgccgacgatcctgggacgctgaagctaccgaagaagagaaatcagCGACAGagccgctgatgactcgcatacgtgagcttcagaacacccgtggcaaggaattgtcgggtatccaaatcaccgcctacttccttaggattagagtgcaacctctgcaagctcgcaaaaatcccctttggatgtatgccggtgatgaagatgtcgagaggctctccaaggaacttcctgtgaaggacttagAGAAGCTGATCCGAAGGATTTCAAAgctcaacaagaaggatccaattccatcctcttgtcgcattacgccatatagtggcgccaatcccctccccgaggtaatttttccttttaGGTGCTATATTTGTCTCctcgagttttactatttttttaTCGACTTCTGTTTTGCTAGCTTTTTTCATaacttcttctcttttttttatcgacattctttctttttctcagaaccatcctgttcttgcttctcttcctcctcttcctgagggtggagaagttgaagaacgtactgttgtcgatgatgacaaccagggtacttctcgccctgagagtgaagttgcgggttctcagaaatccgcggcttcctctgaaaaagaagccgattctgaggccactgcctcgacacactctctTCCTCATGTTGTTTCTCCagagaacaagaggaagaggaatgaagtcgaagattccggcacctccaatgccgaagaagttggtccttccgaAAGGAAGACAGCTTTCGACCCTTActtggatgcccttgtcagctcgtaagtccatatcactctttgttgtttatcttGTAAAATACTTGTCGTCGTTTTTCCTTATGTTGTCGACGTTTTAttgcagtggtgacgaggaagaaaatccacctattgacgtggctgctcgaacgagtacgtcgcgtactttagttgtttcggatGTTCAACCTGATGTggaggaaacttcgcctcctcaacagaacgtcgatcatccaactccacctgcaagcccccttgtcccttcgccaaagagggctagggtcgagccaGCCACAGAATCTGCTCTTCAACCTGGTGGCTCTTCAACTCCTCTTCTGGATAACGTAAGTTGCTTACTTctcctttttttttactttttgttgtCGATCGTTTTACCTTATCTGCTACTTgcttctcttttttcctttgtcagcccttgatgaaggaattcatccgccttggtacccaatttgtcgggtaccacGATTATGCTAAACAAACCGAAGGTAATACTCTGCTACTTCTTTTGGCATATCGACgtcttcctccttttcttgtCATGATTCTGATTTCTGTCGACTATTTTGTTAGAAAATCTTGGggaagccaacaagcgtgctgacacgcttgctcgtaaactggagcaaagtgaaaaagctcgtaagaaggctgaagcagatgccaaAAAGGCTAAGGCAGAGGCCGccaccgtcgaagatcttcgaaagagacttcatgAGGCGGAAACCTCTTTAAGTGAGCATATAACCGAACAATCTGCTCGTGAAGAGGCAATTATTAAGCGCCTGGCGTCGCAGAGCCGTCGTTTCGCCAGTAAGTGCCCAAACTATTTGACTTCCTTGAACTTTCTTTTTTGTTCTTGTGTACTTATCAAGAAATTTTTCACCTTAGCAGGAAAAATgtgtca contains:
- the LOC124659646 gene encoding uncharacterized protein LOC124659646, producing MRKLCPSADRDDTLDTVLEVPIPDEMLINVTGNDKRRGAAGANMRAWLKTQAFDHATVDGPAAAAANAELQLFLNVVGSPLIPCPVPHDRAFSRSIRDSSIQASTAKYIMQQYIAATGGQAALQGVQSMYAVGKVRMCASEFHLGDQNVTAAQGRAEVGGFVLWQKCPEVWYFELIMAGHKMSAGSDGKVAWRQSAAENSHVSRGPPRPLRRSLQGLDPRSIANLFSDAVCIGEKVINGEECFILKLEASAATLRARSSAAFDIIHHTVWGYFSQRTGLLIQLEDSHLLRMKSGKGARRSENIFWETGMESVISDYRHIDGVNIAHGGKTTVTLFRYGEGSVNHKRKLEETWTVEEADFNVHGLTSDYFLPPSDLKKEGDDQHAG